The proteins below are encoded in one region of Bacilli bacterium:
- a CDS encoding UvrB/UvrC motif-containing protein codes for MLCQECGKRPASLHFTKIINGEKTEYHICEACARERGEAIPGTSNGFSIHNLISGLLDFTPAATVGSKPAELRCGQCGLTYSQFGKLGRFGCSACYQYFSDRLNPLLKRVHGNVVHVGKVPRKINSEIQGKREIERLKKELQKSVEKEEFETAARIRDKIRELEKKNASM; via the coding sequence ATGCTATGCCAAGAATGCGGTAAAAGGCCGGCGTCACTGCACTTCACGAAAATCATCAACGGCGAAAAGACAGAGTACCATATTTGTGAAGCGTGCGCCAGGGAAAGAGGCGAAGCGATTCCCGGCACCAGCAACGGATTTTCCATCCATAATTTAATTTCCGGATTGCTTGATTTCACCCCGGCGGCAACGGTCGGCAGCAAACCGGCGGAGTTGCGCTGCGGTCAATGTGGGCTGACCTATTCGCAGTTCGGGAAATTGGGCCGTTTTGGCTGCAGCGCTTGCTATCAATATTTTTCCGATCGCTTGAACCCGCTTTTGAAGCGAGTGCACGGCAATGTTGTCCATGTGGGCAAAGTGCCCCGCAAAATCAATTCGGAAATTCAGGGAAAACGGGAAATTGAGCGTCTGAAGAAAGAACTGCAAAAAAGCGTCGAGAAAGAAGAATTTGAAACCGCGGCGCGCATTCGCGACAAAATTCGCGAACTGGAGAAGAAAAACGCCTCGATGTAG
- a CDS encoding CtsR family transcriptional regulator, with protein sequence RIQKIEIPTEAQLHEYIMQAVRDRIDQLTAEGLIYQLEEAEIISRREANMLRAAISRETLPFKLPLRDEIRARLLKSMIVALLSK encoded by the coding sequence CCGCATCCAAAAAATCGAAATTCCAACGGAAGCGCAACTGCACGAATATATTATGCAGGCAGTTCGCGACCGGATTGACCAACTGACCGCCGAAGGGCTGATCTATCAATTGGAAGAAGCGGAGATTATTAGCAGGAGAGAAGCGAACATGCTGCGGGCGGCCATTTCGCGCGAGACGCTTCCGTTCAAGCTGCCATTGCGCGATGAAATCAGGGCTCGCCTGTTGAAAAGCATGATTGTCGCATTGTTGAGCAAGTAA